The genomic DNA GGGTAGAAGTACctttcatttcatatataaacaCCTCATgccaacaaaataaaacacacaacaaagatagtgaacatgaaaagaaaaatgaagtaTTCGCTTATAGAAAATGAAGCATCGAGAAAAAGAAGCTTCATCAAACGGAAAAAAGGGATGATGAAGAAACTTGCTGAGCTGTCGACTCTCTGTGAGGTCAAGATGTGTGCGGTTATCTACAGTCCGTATACCTTAGAACCTGAGGCTTGGCCATCAAGAGAAGGTGCTGAGAAAGTGATATCAGATTTTATGGAGGTTCCGATGGTCAATCGGAATAAAAGGATGGTGGATCAAGAAGGTTTTCTGCGTAAGAGGATTGCTAAAGAGGAAGCGAAATTGCAAAAATTGCGTACTGAgaaccaaaattttgagattCAAAATATTATGTTTGGTTGTCTTAAAGGAGAGATTGATGTGCATAAGCTTGGTGAGAAGGATCTTCATGATTTAAGTTCTTTTGTTGATACTTATACACACAAGCTTACTTACAGGATGCAGAACTTTATGGAGAATGGTGAATCTTCTTCTCGTTTACCTCCTTCTATAGTTGCAGATGCAGTTGCTGTCCCAGTTGGAGATTATGATCACATG from Camelina sativa cultivar DH55 chromosome 7, Cs, whole genome shotgun sequence includes the following:
- the LOC104704805 gene encoding MADS-box transcription factor PHERES 2-like → MKRKMKYSLIENEASRKRSFIKRKKGMMKKLAELSTLCEVKMCAVIYSPYTLEPEAWPSREGAEKVISDFMEVPMVNRNKRMVDQEGFLRKRIAKEEAKLQKLRTENQNFEIQNIMFGCLKGEIDVHKLGEKDLHDLSSFVDTYTHKLTYRMQNFMENGESSSRLPPSIVADAVAVPVGDYDHMNQNQDQQKSIQRQSDFLIELFRKIPQKIHQFNMNVNLDLNLNLNLNSNQNMILDLNQIPNVEDDEDPMGSNHHQPKTDGLAINADDVGAPNTTNK